GCACGGCCAGGGCCAGCGGCGGGGCGACCAGCGACCGCCCGATCCGGCCGGTGACCGCGTCGGTGGCCGGCTCACCGGTGAACAACGCGCTCCAGATCTTCAGCATGGAGAGCAGGGTGACCAGGCTGACCAGCACCGCCACCGTCATCGCCCACCACGCGTCGACCTCGGCGGCGGCCCGCAGCAACAGGAACTTCGCCAGGAAGCCGGAGAACGGCGGCAGTCCGGCCAGCGACAGCGCCGCGCCGGCGAAGGCCAGGGCCAACGCGGGGCGCTGCACGGCGAGGCCACCGGTGCCGTCCAGCCGGTCGGTGCCCCGGCCGGCGCGTACCGCCGCCGCGCAGAGCAGCAGCGCCGCCTTCACCAGCACGTACTGGGCCAGGTAGTACACCGCCGCGGCCAGGCTCGCGGCGGTGAACAGCGCCACGCCGAGCAGCACGTAGCCGATCTGGCTGACCATGTGGAAGACGAGGATCCGGCGCATCGAGCCCTCGCCGACCGCGCCGAGCACGCCGACCACCATCGACAGCAGCGCCACCACGCCGAGCAGCCAGTGGTACGCCGGGTCGCCGTCGTACACCACCGCGTAGATCCGGATGACGGCGTAGAGACCCACCTTGGTCAGCAGGCCGGAGAAGAGCGCCACCACCACCGGCGAGGCCACCGGATAGGTGCGGGGCAGCCAGTCGTGCACCGGGACCAGCGCGCTCTTGACGCCCAGGGCGAGCAGCACCACGCCGCCGGCCACCGCCACGGCCGGCTCGTCGCGGGCCGCCCCGGCGAGGTCTCCCAGTCCGACCGCTCCGGTGGTGCCGTAGACCAGCGCGACTCCGCCCAGCAGCAGGGTGGAGCCGAGCAGGTTCGTCGACACGTATACCCGGCCCGCACCGCCGCGCCCGATGCCCCCGGCGAGGCTCAACAGCACGTACGAGGGCACCAGCATGACCTCGATCAGCACGAACAGGTTGAACAGGTCGGTGGTGAGGAACGCACCGTACGCCCCGGCCGAGAGCACCAGCACCAGCGGCAGGAAGTACGGGCGGCGGTCGTCGCCGGAGCCCACGGCCGACACCAGACAGCCGAGCACCACCACCGCCGACACGGTGACCAGCAGGGCGCCGAACGCGTCGGCGGCGAGGCTGATGGCCACCGGTGGCGGCCAGCCGCCGACCCTCAGCACCGGGATGTCCCCGGCGACGGTGGTGGTCACCAGCAGCGCCACGCCCGCCGACAGCACGGCGACGGTGGTGACCAGTGCGGCGACCCGGTGCGTCCGGAGCCGCCCCGGCAGGGCGAGCAGACCACCGGCCACCAGCAGGGGCCCGGCGACGGGGAACAGGAGCAGCAGGGTCACCGCCGTACCCCGTCCGGTCCGGTCGGTGCCGGACCACTCTCGGGGTCGCCGTCCCCGGCACGCTCGTCGGCGTCGGTCTCGCCCGGGCCGTCCGGGTCGGTGACGCCGCCGGGGCCGTCGGCGTCGGCGTCCGGGTCCGCGGAGCCCCGACGCAGCAGGCCGAGCAGGTGCACGGTGACCCCGAAGGTGATCACGATCGCGGTCAGCACGAACGCCTGCGGCAGCGGGTCCGCCGTGTCCGGGCCCACCTCACGGACCGGCGCCGTGCGGCGGCCGAGCCCGCCGGCGGCCAGCAGCACCACGTTGACCGCGTGGCCGAGCAGGACGAAACCCAGTACCACGCGCAGGTGTCCGGGCCGGACCAGCAGGAACACCCCGGCGGCGACCAGCGTGCCGACGAGCACGGCGGCGCTCATCGGGCGGCGCCGACGGGTGGGGCGGCGGCGGGCGGGGCACCCGAGGGCAGCCCGAGCCGCCGGACGGCGGCCACCACCAACGCCAGGACCATCAGGTAGACGCCGAGGTCGAACACCAGCGCGGTGGAGAGCGTCGGCAGCGGGTCGGGCGTGCTCAGGCCGAGCGGGGTGAGCAGGGGTTCGCCGACGGCCAGCGGGGCCGCCCCGGCGCCGACGGCGATCAGCAACCCGGCGGCCACCAGCGGCACCGCCGGCACCCGGCCCAGCAGGGGCGCCCCGCCGGGATGGGCCAGTTGCCCGAGCCCGACCGCCGTACCGGCCAGCAACGCCCCGATGAATCCGCCGCCGGTGGCCTCGTGCCCGCGTAGGAACAGCAGCGCCGAGACGACCAGCATCACCGGTGCCAGCATCCGGTAGGCGAACGTGAGCACCACGTCGTCGTCGGCCGGGTCGCCGACGTCGGGCCGGGCCGGGCGGTCAGCGCCGAGCCGGACCAGCCCGAGGGCCACCACCGCGAGCACCACCGCCTCGCCCAGGGTGTCCAGGGCGCGGAAGTCGACCAGGATGGTGTTGACCACGTTCGCGCCGCCGGTCAACTCCTCCGCCCGGTCGAGGTACCACCGTCCCGGACCGGACGGTTCGCCCCGGCCGGTCAGCACGGCGGTGCCGGCCGCCGCGGCGACACCGGTCACCACCGCGAGCGCGGCGGCGGCGGTCACCGACCAGCGCCGCCCGACCGGGGCCAGCCGGTCCGGCTGCTGGCGCAGGGCCAGCATCACGACGACCGCGGTCAGCACCTCGACCAGCATCAGGGTCAGTGCCACGTCCGGCGCGCCGACCGTCAGGAACCAGGCCGACAGCAGCAGACCCACCACCCCGGTCAGCCCGATCGCGGCCAGCGCGGACCGCACCGTCAGCAGACCGGCGAGCGTCGTGACGAGCAGGCCGACCAGCAGCCAGTCGCCGGGGCGGGCCGGGTCGACGTGCGGCAGGGGCGCGACGTCGGCCAGCAACGCGGCGCCCGCCGCCAGCACCACCACCGCCAGCAGCGGGCGGACCAGGAATGGCGCCGGGCCGGTGGCGTGCGCCGGGCGGGCCACCAGCGCGCCGACCCGGAGCAACCGTCGCCGGCCGCGTTCGACCAGCTCGGCGAAGGGCGGTGTGGTGGGTACGGCCCGCAGCAGCCGGTCCACCCGGACCCGACCGAGGAACATCAGCGTGCCCAGCAGCACGGTGGCGGCGCTGAGGCCCAGGGCGGGCGTGAAGCCGTGCCAGAACGCCAGGTACGGCGGGGTGCCCTCCGGCCGGGCCGCGTCGGCGGCGCGTTCCACCAGTGGACTCAGCACCGACACCGCCGGACCGAGCACGGTCGCCGTCACCGCGGCGACCGCCGCCGGGGCGAGGAACGCCCAGGAGGGTTCGCGCAGTCGCCGCTGCCGGGTCGGCCCCTCGACCATCCCGTGCACCAGGCGGGCCGCGTACGCGAAGGTGAGCACGGAGGCGAGGACACCGAGCCCGGCGGCGACCCAGCCCAGCCGGCCGACGCCGTGCGCATCGCCGAATGCCTCGAAGATCGCCTCCTTGCCGACGAACCCGATGGTGGGCGGTAACCCCGCCATCGACATCGCGGCCAGCACGGTGAGCCAGACCGTCACCGGCATCACCCGGTGCAGGCCGGACAGCTCCCGGACGTCCCGGCTGCCCGCCTGGTGGTCGATGATGCCGACCAGCATGAACAGCGTCGCCTTGAACAACGCGTGCGCGACGGTGTACAGGATCGCCGCCGCGTCGGCCGCCGGGGTGCCCACGCCGATCACGCCGACCAGCAGCCCGAGCTGGCTGACGGTCGAGTACGCCAGCAGCGCCTTGAGGTCGTACTGCCGCAGCGCCAGCAGCGCGCCGACGATCGCGGTGAGCAGCCCGACCGACATCAGTGTGACGTCCCACACCACCGTGCCGCCGAACACGGCGGAGAAGCGCATCAGCAGGTAGATGCCGGCCTTGACCATCGTCGCCGCGTGCAGGTACGCGCTCACCGGGGTGATCGCCACCATCGCGCCGGGCAGCCAGAAGTGGAACGGCAACTGGGCCGACTTGGTGATCGCGGCGAGCACGATCAGGGCCCCGACCGCCCAGGCGGTGCCGCCGCGCAGCCGCTCCGGCTCGGCGACGATCGTCTCCAGGCTGGTGGTGCCGGTCTGCACCGCCAGCAGCACGATCGCGGTCAGCAGGGCGAGCCCGCCGGCCACGGTGACCAGCAGCGCCTGCACGGCCGGGCCGGTGGCCGCCGGACGTCCGCCCTGTCCGATCAGGACGAACGAGAGGATGGAGGTCAGCTCCCAGAAGACGAAGAGGACCAGCAGGTCGTCGGCGAGCACCAGGCCCAGCATCGCGGCGGCGAACAGGGTCATGGTGACGTACACCCGCTCCTGCCCGTCGTCGTCGACGCTGAGGTAGCGGGGGCAGTAGGCCATGATCAGCGCGCCGACGCCGAGCGCCAGCAGCGCGAAGACCAGACCGAGCGCGTCCATCCGCAACGCGGCGTCGACTCCGAGGCCGGGCAGCCACCGCCAGCCGAGGGTGACGTACCGGTCGTCCAGGATCGTCGGCAGCCGGGTGAGCAGCAGACCGGCCGCGACCAGGTAGCCGACGGCCAGTGGGTAGCCGGCGTTCCGCCCGAGGCGCCGGGTCAGCAGCGGTACGCAGGCCGCCAGCCCGAGCTGCCAGGCGAGCGCCACGGCGAGGATCACGACGCCGCCCGCCCGGCCGGGAGCACCTCGGATGCCGGTGCCGTCGCCATGTCAACGCCCGGTGGCACGGTCGCCGGACGCCCCCGGGCCGGGGCGGCCCCACGGGGTCTGCGTCCGGTCGCGCATGTCCCTCCTCGGTCAGGTGTCGGGGCGTCCGGCGCCGCTTACCCGGCAGAACCGACGACATGCGCTGCGTGAACCACAAATCAGTCAGTAAGCACCCAAACACCTGCGCCAGTCGGCGTTGGCGAGAAACATGGTTAGCCTGAGAGGCCAGTGAGATTGTTGCGGCAGACGAGGCTCGCACGTCGCGAACCCAACGGCGGGTCCAGGTGCTCCGTACAGAGCTGCCGTGACGGCGACGAGGAGGAGGCCCGTGACTCAACAGACCTGGGACGAAGTTGGCGGATTGCTGCCGCACGAC
Above is a window of Verrucosispora sp. NA02020 DNA encoding:
- a CDS encoding sodium:proton antiporter, producing MSAAVLVGTLVAAGVFLLVRPGHLRVVLGFVLLGHAVNVVLLAAGGLGRRTAPVREVGPDTADPLPQAFVLTAIVITFGVTVHLLGLLRRGSADPDADADGPGGVTDPDGPGETDADERAGDGDPESGPAPTGPDGVRR
- the mbhE gene encoding hydrogen gas-evolving membrane-bound hydrogenase subunit E — its product is MILAVALAWQLGLAACVPLLTRRLGRNAGYPLAVGYLVAAGLLLTRLPTILDDRYVTLGWRWLPGLGVDAALRMDALGLVFALLALGVGALIMAYCPRYLSVDDDGQERVYVTMTLFAAAMLGLVLADDLLVLFVFWELTSILSFVLIGQGGRPAATGPAVQALLVTVAGGLALLTAIVLLAVQTGTTSLETIVAEPERLRGGTAWAVGALIVLAAITKSAQLPFHFWLPGAMVAITPVSAYLHAATMVKAGIYLLMRFSAVFGGTVVWDVTLMSVGLLTAIVGALLALRQYDLKALLAYSTVSQLGLLVGVIGVGTPAADAAAILYTVAHALFKATLFMLVGIIDHQAGSRDVRELSGLHRVMPVTVWLTVLAAMSMAGLPPTIGFVGKEAIFEAFGDAHGVGRLGWVAAGLGVLASVLTFAYAARLVHGMVEGPTRQRRLREPSWAFLAPAAVAAVTATVLGPAVSVLSPLVERAADAARPEGTPPYLAFWHGFTPALGLSAATVLLGTLMFLGRVRVDRLLRAVPTTPPFAELVERGRRRLLRVGALVARPAHATGPAPFLVRPLLAVVVLAAGAALLADVAPLPHVDPARPGDWLLVGLLVTTLAGLLTVRSALAAIGLTGVVGLLLSAWFLTVGAPDVALTLMLVEVLTAVVVMLALRQQPDRLAPVGRRWSVTAAAALAVVTGVAAAAGTAVLTGRGEPSGPGRWYLDRAEELTGGANVVNTILVDFRALDTLGEAVVLAVVALGLVRLGADRPARPDVGDPADDDVVLTFAYRMLAPVMLVVSALLFLRGHEATGGGFIGALLAGTAVGLGQLAHPGGAPLLGRVPAVPLVAAGLLIAVGAGAAPLAVGEPLLTPLGLSTPDPLPTLSTALVFDLGVYLMVLALVVAAVRRLGLPSGAPPAAAPPVGAAR
- a CDS encoding proton-conducting transporter membrane subunit translates to MTLLLLFPVAGPLLVAGGLLALPGRLRTHRVAALVTTVAVLSAGVALLVTTTVAGDIPVLRVGGWPPPVAISLAADAFGALLVTVSAVVVLGCLVSAVGSGDDRRPYFLPLVLVLSAGAYGAFLTTDLFNLFVLIEVMLVPSYVLLSLAGGIGRGGAGRVYVSTNLLGSTLLLGGVALVYGTTGAVGLGDLAGAARDEPAVAVAGGVVLLALGVKSALVPVHDWLPRTYPVASPVVVALFSGLLTKVGLYAVIRIYAVVYDGDPAYHWLLGVVALLSMVVGVLGAVGEGSMRRILVFHMVSQIGYVLLGVALFTAASLAAAVYYLAQYVLVKAALLLCAAAVRAGRGTDRLDGTGGLAVQRPALALAFAGAALSLAGLPPFSGFLAKFLLLRAAAEVDAWWAMTVAVLVSLVTLLSMLKIWSALFTGEPATDAVTGRIGRSLVAPPLALAVLSLVAGLAAQPLLTVAETAADGLRDPAGYVRAVTGR